Genomic segment of Andrena cerasifolii isolate SP2316 chromosome 16, iyAndCera1_principal, whole genome shotgun sequence:
GCCTCGGGTCGCTCAACGAAAGCCCGAGAGAATTAGAAGAGACGCGCCAGAGCTTCGCTCGCAATTATTCCGCGACGAGTCATCGCCATCCGGCCAGTGTCATTTACTTTTGCTCTTGACCTCGTGCGAACTCGAGCTGCGAGAGACCGCGCTCGCTGACACCTTCCTCTGTCGCGGCGACATCGTGTCCCCTTGTACCTGGGTCCCCGTAATCCGAGTCCAGTGCCAGCTGCGACTGTTTTATTCATGAGCCGTTGCCCGCCAGCGTAATTAGTTTCCCATTGATTGCGCGCGCTCGGAGCGGCTCGCGAACTTAGCCGGCTACCCTTCATTCACGCTTGTTTGCTGTAATTTCCAGATGTCCGGATACCTCGGTCTCATTCTCGTGGTGGCGACCTGCGGCCACGTGTACGGAGCAAAGAAATGCGAGGGGAACGGAATGGGCCTGAAGTACGTGTGGGGAGACGCGCTGACGGACCCAGCGGACTGTATAGGGCCGAATAACATGCAGTATCCGTCGTAAGTGTCTCCGCATATGGAGCTCGCCTGGTATTCGAGATGCATGCGTCTCGTTCGCGCGCGATACCGTTATCAAAACCAACGACTGCCGTAGAGCCGCGATATCGAGGAGTTACAAGAACCTGTGGGCGAGCAGCCGAACGGCCAGGTCTCATCAGCCACGAACGATCGACCCAGAACTGACGAGGCAGGCGCTTCTGCACAATTACAAGGTCGCCCAGGGAGGCTACTCGATCGCGGAAAGCTCTCGCAACGGTAAGTCCCCGAAGGCTTCCTCAACGGAGGGCTCATTTTCCACAGTGTTCCTTTTCAAAGATTTAACGCCGCCGAGCCGCTCACCGTTCCCTATTCGGCCGAGGGACACTCGCGGCTCGCTCTGGAACACGCGGAAGACGAACTTGTCCTCTTGTTCGAGGCGCAACAGTAGTCGAGCCGGTTAACTGGATCACGAATAATTACAGGCGGCTATAACCTACATCCTCCTCGTCGAGCATGCAGAATTTATTTATCCTGCCTCCCCCTGCTCGCGTTTTCATATGTAATCTTGTATAATGGGGCAGCTCTCGGACTCGTAACTCGCGGACAACCGTGTTGGCCTGCATTAATTTCTAATGACCGCCGTCGCTCGCTGGAGATATTAGCTGGCGAACGCGTTCACGCACGGTTTACGAGGTTATTGTGCCTATTTAGCGGTACGCGAACACTGCGCTCCCGCGCGGTGTCGCTACCTAGAGATTCCTCGGGACCTGCGCCTTCAGAAAAAGCTGTTCCCTTCGCGGTCCGTGCGAATGCTCGCTCCCGGTACCGTTGCCCCAGCTGTAAGAACAACCTTGGGAAGTGCTCTTGCTCCGAGGACCATTCAACGCCTATCGGCTTTCCCCCCCGAGTCTCTCAGGAGGGCCGCGCTGTTCGGACCCTCCCCTCGGCTTCGTTTTCAAACGCGTGGCCGCTCGAAAATGCAGAAGAAAATATGAGCAACCGGTTGCTCGATGTACCGGCGCCGCGCAGCCTTGAATTATGCGACTGTCCTTATGACACGAAAACCTGGTTCCAAACGACCACAACACCCGCCGCGCGTGTGTCCCGCCGGTTTTAGAATTCCTTTGACACTCGCCGCGGGGTTCCTTATCGCCTGCCGGGCGGAAAAGTCCATCGGCTTTTCATCGCCGGCCGCCGCTTACCAGCATCGGTTACTCCCGTCCTTTGGATAATGGCCGACTGGTGCAGCAGGACGGTAATAAGGCACCGTGTTATCCGGCCAATACAGTTATCGCTCGTTCTGCTCATAACGGGACACCGGCGACCCACTCGTCGTTTCGAACGCACGAGCCGACGGAATTCCGAAGAAAGGGCGCCAAGCTCGCCAGCGATTCGCCTTAATCGAGTCGTCGAGGTAACTCCGATTCAGTAACTATCAACTGTATATTATGATTACTGGTACAATTATTAAGTTTTTACAATGTTTCCTCGGAGCGGCGTTGCGACCTTACTGGTCTGAGGTTTGCGACTACCACATCCCTCTGTTTGGGACCGGTATTTAAACTAGCCACTGTAGGGGTGGGAGGTAGGGTAGGTGAGCAGCCTAAGGAATTTGGAAAAAGGGGCGTTTGGGAAATCTGATATCAGGAGGAGCCATCTTGGCGACACTCGAAGTTTGGAAAAAGGGGGTGTTTGGGAAATCTGACATCAGGAGGAGCCATTTTGTTGACACTCGGAGTTTGCAAAAAGGGACTGTTCGGGAAATCAGGATATTGGTAAAAGGGATCTATTGTCAAGATGGCTAACCATCTTGGCGACTCTTGGAACGTGCCTCTTTCTTACCGAATGGTCGGATTCCCAACTGGACCCATTTCGCTGGGTCCGCACAAGGGAAACCCATTCGTCTATTGGAGGGAAAGGGGAGGGTCGATTGGCGATTATCGCGATAATCTCTGCCGGCATTCTTCTCCGAACCCATTTCCTCGCGCGTTCTTATTAATACGCAACAGCAGCGCCTCCGTCGAATCTATAGAAGCGGACGAAACGGTGTCGTTTGTCTTCAGGGCGAGCGTTCACCCCGAAAGAGTCTTGCGGCTCGCCGGCCAGATTATGCAAAACGAGGTACAACACCACGGCGCCCATGTACGGAGTGAGCTTAACCAGCGGCCAGCCGGTGACGATCGTGCAAAAGTTCCCCGATCTCCTGCAGCAGGTCGTGTTCGAGGTGTGCGAGTAAGTATCCAACGGCCCGCGCGGCTTCTCTAAATTCCGACCATGGACGGGCGAACGGTGTCGCCTTGGAAATCGGTTCGGCTATCGCATGCCTGCCCGCGAATCGGGGAGCGGGTCCCGGAATCGTTATCCACTGTTACTTTCTTAACACGTCGCGATCGGCGAACGCGGGCGGCTTGACTCGAATTGAAATTCACCGCGGTGTATCGGAATGTGGCACAGTGGGCCAAACGGGTCTACAACTTTTGTGCCCGGTGGCAGAGCCTACTTTTCAAAACGTTTTTCGACTCGGTGTTTACTCGCGCGATTAACGAGGCGACCCGGAGTCCCGGGATGTTCAAGCGACGCTGGCGTACAATGGTGGTGGCGTTTGTTTCAGGTCGAAGGAGTGCGACGTGGTCCACGGCGAGTGCACGCAGACGTACGTGCCGTACCTGTTTCTGGTGATCCCTCTCGGGCCGGTGACCTTGACCGGGCAAGATTACGTTCTGGTGGAGAGCGGTTGCGTGTGCAAGCCGAGGAATTCGGCAAGCGCCTCGTCGGAGGCCCCAGCCGTGCAAAGCTTTTAAACGTTCGTCGAACCCGAGTGGCCGACTGGCCGGCACGTATCGGGCGCAAGCGTCCTCTCGGCAGGAGGATCGCTCGAGACCCGCCGCGACGAATCGGTGGAAGGTGACCCCTCGAGCACGAGCAACCTCGCCGAGGGACCTAGTAACCTCTTTGACGGAGCCAGCCCCGACGCTCAGACCAGTATCGAACTTGATAGAAAATCATCTCGCCGGGAGAGATCCGGGAAAATGGACGATTCTTTCCTGCGAGCCGTTTCTCTCCGAAGGAGGAGGCCACTTTTACCGCGGGCCGATCAGCTTCCCTAATTCGTCCCCGGGGTATCGGTTAGCGATCACCAGAGGAGCCTTGCTCCCCCGTCGCAAGTCTCTCGGTGGTTCTGTAACAAACGGACCAGTATTCGTATCGTCGCAGCGACGTCACTCTGATCTACAAACTGTCGGGTATTAGGGAGAGGGGGAAGCGCTGCTCGGAAGACGCGTTTAGGTAGCGAGCGTTCCTTCGAACGGCCGTGACCGAAAAAAAACACAGTTCGATGGAGTTATCTCGAAGCGAAAAAAAGAATCGGAGCAGCGGCAGTCGTTTCGCGGAATCCGGTCTCGGAATTCGATCGAGTTCACTAGACCTGGCCGCGAGCCGGTTTCGAGCAGGTGCTGTAGACCGTCTCGTAACAGCGTTCCGCTGGGAAGAATCTCCGGGTTATTCTTTCCAGAGGCATCGTAAAGTTATATCATTTCCCGAGGCCGCTCCGCAGCCAACCGGAAACGTTGTCGATGCGTTCTCCGACTCTCCGTCGAGAAGCATCGTTACAGAGTCTTCGTCTCTCTCCTATATTTACTCCTTCCTCCGATGCGCTCCCTGGCCGTCTATTAGCGCAGCAATCCTTTCCGTATATTAAAGCTCGATTCGGAGAGCAGTCGTCCTGCGAGCGGAGCATTCGTCTTCCAGTCCAGATTCCTATTCTTTCGCCATTAAGAATCCTCGATTCCCGTGGCCAGCGCTTTCAACGTTGTGCCCGACTTGAGAAACGATCCCACGATGAGTGGATCTCGGTAAACGACCGATCATCACGATCCCCATTGCACCGTGAACGGAGACCGACGAAACGATCGTTCTGGTTCCCTGGTCTGAGTCGGTTAAGTCGGCTGAGTCGCTCGCGGGACACTCCGCTGGCCCGCTTATGCTTCCCAGAACCGGATTC
This window contains:
- the LOC143377559 gene encoding uncharacterized protein LOC143377559; this encodes MSGYLGLILVVATCGHVYGAKKCEGNGMGLKYVWGDALTDPADCIGPNNMQYPSAAISRSYKNLWASSRTARSHQPRTIDPELTRQALLHNYKVAQGGYSIAESSRNGRAFTPKESCGSPARLCKTRYNTTAPMYGVSLTSGQPVTIVQKFPDLLQQVVFEVCESKECDVVHGECTQTYVPYLFLVIPLGPVTLTGQDYVLVESGCVCKPRNSASASSEAPAVQSF